The following are encoded in a window of Alkalibaculum bacchi genomic DNA:
- a CDS encoding phosphopantothenoylcysteine decarboxylase, protein MKHIVITAGGTVEKIDEVRQITNTSTGKLARLICKEVLDYLGDEDFTVHYIMSKRAVKPEVVQSKMMIYPVSDTQSVIDAIDKVYSQHKIDYFIHSMAVSDFTTSYTAPVSILAKEISNLIQDNPVEELEEKIQEILTSPYCALPRGAKISSREDIVLGLKRTPKVISYIKDRDPETFLVGFKLLNGVSEERLKEVACKLGKDNDCNLVLANDMCNINNEKHEAILLKDGCIVERFHTKDEIAKGIVMRMLGENK, encoded by the coding sequence ATGAAACATATTGTCATAACGGCAGGGGGTACTGTTGAAAAAATTGATGAAGTGCGCCAAATCACCAACACTAGTACGGGCAAATTAGCTCGTTTAATTTGTAAAGAGGTCTTAGACTATCTTGGGGATGAAGATTTTACCGTTCATTATATAATGTCTAAGAGGGCTGTAAAACCTGAGGTTGTACAGAGTAAGATGATGATCTATCCTGTAAGTGATACACAAAGTGTAATAGATGCAATCGACAAAGTCTACTCTCAGCATAAGATAGATTACTTTATTCACTCTATGGCTGTCTCTGATTTTACCACGTCTTATACAGCACCAGTGAGTATTTTAGCAAAAGAAATTTCTAACTTAATACAAGATAACCCTGTGGAAGAATTGGAAGAAAAAATACAAGAAATTTTGACTAGTCCTTATTGTGCTTTACCAAGAGGAGCAAAGATTTCGTCTAGAGAAGATATTGTACTTGGTTTAAAGAGAACGCCTAAAGTCATATCTTATATTAAAGATAGAGATCCTGAGACCTTTTTAGTAGGATTTAAATTGCTAAACGGCGTATCAGAAGAACGATTAAAAGAAGTAGCATGTAAACTTGGAAAAGATAATGACTGTAATTTAGTTCTTGCCAACGATATGTGTAATATTAATAATGAAAAACATGAAGCCATATTATTAAAAGATGGTTGTATTGTGGAGCGGTTTCATACCAAAGATGAAATTGCAAAGGGAATTGTAATGAGAATGTTAGGAGAGAATAAATGA